In the Ricinus communis isolate WT05 ecotype wild-type chromosome 3, ASM1957865v1, whole genome shotgun sequence genome, ccagaaaaaaaataaaattgaaatgaaaaatctGAAGCATGATAGCtaattacttttcttgttaaatcttgaaaagagaaaaaaaaaatttaaagaaaaatatagtcTTAAGAGACTGTCTAATTATGGCAAGAATCACGTATATATGGGATGGGATATGATACATGCCTCGATCCAAGAGATAATAAACATACGTGCTTCCTGCACCATTTTTTTCAGGACttaaagaacaagaaaaccaCAAAACCgaaagaaaaccctaatctTGATTTCTCCGGCTCGGAGAGCTGAGTGGAAAAAGAGTCAAGAGTTCCGGTGGCTCACCCCCTCTAGGTGTAGTCAACGGCGATGGATGTAAGTAGAACCCTTTTTCTGCTATAGCTTTATCCTCCTCTGAAACTGCTGGGGACGACGGCGATGACGACTGATCAGTGCCGGGGCTTCTGAAAAAGAGTGATTCAGAGGAGAGTGGAGTGACTGGACTGGGGATCGTCGAGCTGACTCGGTGTGGTTTGTGAGAGGAGGTGAGCCCGAGTTTGATTTCGAGTTTTCTGATGGTGTGTCTGCGTTCAAGATGGGAGCTTTGAGGAGACTGGAGTTTCTCGAGAGAGTTACCGGTTCGCTTCTGGAGTCTCTGCTTGAACGGATGAAGTTGGAGATGTCATGGTGTTCATGTGTACTCTTTCCATTTTAGGGAAAGGAGATTGAAGTAAACAGAGGGGATTCAGATGGTGAAgtcttcttttttgttttttcttgctGCTTCTTTTTTCTGAAAGTTTTCTGATGATGGTGTGTCTGCGTTCTTGGAGCTTGAAAAGTGACCGGCGAGGACCTGTGGTTGGGAGAGCTTGGAGAGTGGAGTTATGAAAAGCTTCTGGACAAGGTCTCTGAAAGTGTTTGCATCTGCTTGAACAAAGGTTGACCTGTGTGTGTCAagtcttctttttgttttcttgctgcttctttttttctgaaagATTTTGAAGAAGGGCCCTGTAAGAGAAAAATGCAATGGTACTGTTTTATGCTTAGAAGCCAATTTTGGAGAGTAAAGGGGTTAGACTTTCCTTGCTTGATATGGGTTTTGGTTATGCACATTGAGAAGTCAGGTTGCTAACCTTAAATGGTAGTTTATGGAGTGGGTTCTATTATGATGACAATAGGGTTTATGTGACAAAATTTCCTTCAACAAAATTTCCTAAAACTGTTTCTGCGGAGATTGAAATCATTAATTCATAACACATCACCtagaaatcaattttttatacctgaactaaattaaattgaagatttattttaatttttaaatctattGTATAACATGCTTACAGAGCTGTAATTAATTGAACTGGGACAAAATTTCCTTCAACTGTTTCCTGCAAGTTTCCACTACAAACATAATCTTTGATGCTAGATTGCCAATGTGGTtaacaaatcaataatttCCTATGACTGACTCTCCATTATTGtatgtaaaaaagaaaaaaggaagctTTAATTGTACGAAGTAATGCACCCTTCCTTTTCATACTTGACGGTACAAAAAACTGGTATCcatctaaaaattttatttactgaTAGGGAAAGGTTACTCTTCTCATCATCTGAGCCACTAGCCAGGTATCCATCTAACCGGACCGTATCCATctaaaaattcttattttgatagGGAAAAGGTTACTCTTCTCATCTTGGATTATTGGTTCAATACCGTGATAGTTATCGATGATGTATCGAGGCATTATCAAACACTACAGAAATAGCTTTTAATTAGATGTTACCGGATAGTTATCGAGATTAAGGAGGCATacagaaatcaaagaaaaagggtaTTATCTAATTGAGACTGTTTAGAAAAGCATTTTTCATCTTGTTctctttaagttattttattgcAATACCTAGGGTTTAGGTTTCATTTAGGGGCGGGTTTTAAGAGCCACCAACAGCCAGCTCCATGGCCTAGTTTGTGATCTTTCTCAAGATTTTAGGTGTTTATAtctttagatattttttttttatgtttatgccTTGTTTTGATTTTGGTTTTTTGGTACAAGAGTTTTTAGTTTTGGTCTCTACTTGGCCAGTTGCTGTGGTGACATCCACCTGTGTAGCCTGTCGTTGTCCTCTGTCGCCAAATGAATGTAGGCGAGAGAGAGGAAGAGTTGCTGGTGTTCTCGATGGAGTTCGCTGGAAACGGGAGATCCAATTGATCTAGTTCTCTTGCAGAACTTAACGCCAAATGTACTCTGACATTGTTTTGTATATTTTCCTCCTGATTTCGCGAGCTACTGGTGGATATGTGTTCAAGTGAACAATCTAGCTTAAGGTCTGATGGTGTAAGGGTATCTGGTGGCTTCCGATGGATTGGACGATGGTTTCCTGCTTCTTAATAACAGCCATTGTCAGCTGTAGTTCGGCACTTGTTTTACTTGCTTTAGGTCTTTCGGCTTTCTAGTATTAGATTTAGAACCCAACGGAACCCGTCTTCCCATATACTGCCAATGGAACCGAAAACAAATAGAGGGCCCTCTAAATTGCACCGGATCGGATATCGGTCCAGTAAAGGGTTTCCGCCACAAGAAGACTGTCTTAAACCCTTGACATGTGGCAGCCCTGCGATTGTAGCCAATGTATCAACCAATAGAGCACCGATCAATATGGGAGTTGTACCTCGCGGTACAACCACCGCCTTCGCCAGGGTTTGTCGGGTGAGGGCATCAGTGGTGGATTCGTACGAGAGCTCTTCTAATTTCATTAAGCGCATGGAACAAGCTTGGCTAATATCACAGGTCATTGCtgagtttattttttcattcatTTACTTGGTTTTTGGTTTTACGATGGATTATAAGAGTAAATCAACTGCAACTGATATGTGGGTCTATGGTatgattaatttttcaaattctgtGATGCTTACAGCAACCAAGACCAGTCGGGTGCACTTCCTGCAACTCAAATGGGCACGTTGACTGTAAATGGTGTGCGGGTACTGGCTTTTTCATTCTTGGTGATAACATTCTTTGCCAAGTCCCTTCCAGAAACACTACCTGTGTCATATGTGCTGGAAAGGTATATTAAAACCTGAAAGAGCTAATTATTGTTTGATTGTTCTTTCCAGTTCTGGATATAATACAAATCTCCAATGGCATGCTAAAATTTCAGTATAACACATAGTTCTCTGTCTTTGTTTTTCAGGGGTCGTGCTGCCAGAAACAGGCTTTCATAATAATATCCACACCGTTACTTCCTGTCACGACATTCGCATCCTTTTTGGAATACATTACTGTGTCATTTACTTTATAGCACAGCCACAGATCATACTGTCTATTAGTGTATTCTTTAATGTCTATTGAACAAGTCAATACATGTCAACACAATCATTAGCCAGATTATTCTTTTTACTGAATTTATTTGTTCTGGATCTCTGTTTTCGCCACACtgattaattttaactttgaaAGTCTTTCATCATTGAAGAAAACCTGTGCTTACAGGGCACTTCACCTAAATCTAAACCTATGCTCACAGGCCACTTTACCTAAATCTCAAATTTAGTGTTGTTGGGTGTTCTTTTCTTGCCCAAAAACTTCAAATTTCTCTTCAGTAAATCTTTGAATTGCATGAGTTTACGTGTTTTTCAAGCTAAATGTGGTTAGCTTTTGTGACATTCATATGACCCCTATATCTCCATTTTGATTGATGGAGAGGGCTAAAAAGGGAAAGATGTAATGTTCAAAATATTGAAATCACGGGCTAAGCTCATTCCCTGTCATTGCTTCTGATAGCCCCTGTACGTGCGACTTGAGACACAAAAGACACGGACAGGTGAATGAGCTTAGGTCATAGGATTGCATAAGAATGTTCATCTTCAAGGCAGATTATAACCTCTGAAATAAAGTAAGTTGACTCAAACTCTTGAGGCCCACCGGAACAATCTCAATACAACATCGGAATAGCCTTTGAAGTTATATGAAGGGCTGGTTTACTGTTAAAATACATCATTGCCCAAGTCTTCCACGTTCAGGATGTGAATACCAAAGGGAGGACATCAATGGAATGACAGAATGGTAAAATTCTGCGACTTTACATATTAAATGCAGAAAACTAGCATGACATCAAGAAGTATTTGTAGTAGTCTGTACAAATTTTGTCTCAcaatacagaaaattacaCCTCCAAACAGGCACAATTAGAACTTTAAACTGAATGCAGAGTCCTCTTCCAACAATGTTTCAAAGGAGCATAACTGAAGAATCTTATAGTCAACAAGGCTATTCAATTACTGTGAACTATAGCTGAGAAGAGTAAATTGTTTATATCCTCTGATTCTGAATTCTGCCCTTCATCCCCTGCATCAGTAAAACAAGATTCCTTATAATTCACATATGCGCAACATACACACTTATCCTATGAGCATTCCAGAAAACACTATTAGTTtgtaacttcttttttttttcttcttcctgcCAATATCCATCTGCTTCAATTCCGTACCACAACTATTTCCATATCCACCAATCATACAGAGACCCGACGCACACTATACTTACTTTCATCAGCTACACAACATAATCAGAACCTTTGATAAGATAATAACATCAAATTCGAAACTTATAAAGTCATCTCGCAGGAAGCATCTACACGCTTTCCGGCACTAATAATGAACCTCCAGGTCCTCCACCTTGAATATGCAGTAAAGAGAAAAGCCCTCCCACcactaattaattcttaccTGTTCTTGATCTGACCTGAGCTGTCCACTCGTcaattatctaaaaaaaagtaataaacaaAGAAAGGTAAGATTGGTACTTCAAGAAAATTGTGTGTAAGATTAAGCGGGTTAGTGAATAATGAATAGCGATGAAGCAAAGAAGGTATTGACATTTAGCTGTGTAGGCTTTATAATGGCTAAAGAAAAGCTACCCAGCACATCCAAGATGGGTATTAATTATCCAAAgccttacaatttcttttgGTTGCTTGCTGGCAAATGGTGCAAACGCTTGCGCATCATTTGGAAAAATATGCAACCAGTAGTAtaacaacaaaataaatatgtgtaaaactcaACAAACCTGGTTGAAATTAGCAAATGCAGGATCCTCATCAACAGTAGTGAGAGGAATGCGCACAGATGCCTGCATTCGCTGTATTTGATTTCTATTCCCAACAAGACTTGTGCGAGCTTTATCAATCAAATCCTACACACACACAAGATCTATACACATAATACATAGTGTCTCAAGATGCAAGAATTCAGTTCTGTTCTATTTAGTATGTTTGGAAAGGTCTGAATTCAATAGAGTACCTGTTTGGCAGCAAGAAGCTCGCCGCACTGTTCTTTCAATATAGAAAGATCCTCTTGTATCTTCTTTATTCTATTGACTAACTTCATAGGATTTGCCTGCAGTTTTAAAAAACAAACCCTAATTAAAGACACTCGAgtaaactaaaatcaaattcaGCACTTTGATTGAGAGATGAAAATTTTGCAAACATTATCGGGATAAACTTGTTGAAACTCCTTCTCGAGCtttaattgaaccaaaataAGGTCATGATTTGCCTTTTTTAACAGATTCACCACATTATCTGCTGCTTGGTGACTGTGATGCCCCATTTCCCCCCTTTCTAGGGTTTCACTGCACTCGATTTTTATGCTTTGTTTTGCTTAAGCCGCGCCAAAAATacttgttttttattttggaattttTTGGGCGTTATATAGTAAACGCCAGGTCGTTTTagtgaatttatataaattggcatgcatttattactttaaaatGCGTTTACAAAACGACGAAGCAAAATAGACTAACAAGACAGAGAGAAGGTGGGAGAAACATTGATCTCAAAGAAGATGGCGAgcgaagaagaagagagagcGCTAGAGAAACAGCTAGAGCTACAGTTAGAGGAACAGAAAGACTCACTTGCTGCCTTGAATGATGCTCTCGCCTCTGACCCCTCTAATCACGAGCTTCTCTCCGtatattttctcttcttatctctttaattttttgatttgtttGCTTCCCTAATTGAAGGCTAGGGTTATCAAAATATCCAATCTGATTTTGGTAAATATGCGAATGTGTTGCCCAATTGAAAAGATTCAAAACTTCAGgttaatcttttttatacGAATTATGCTGTGATATTTCTGTTAAAGGCTTCATGGTTGCAAAACGCTAACCAGGTTTTACTATCAAATTGTTAACTTTCTAACatgaacatatataaatttatgtgGAAATTTGTTATCAATGGATGTGTAAGAAGTTCTATCTGTTGGAATGGGGGTCCTCATTATCTGGTTGGTATTGGATTCCTGCAAAgtagagaaaataactgcgGGGAAGCAATCTTGCTGGGGTATCTAATGCTCAAGTTAGTTCTTTGCCAAAATGAGTATTCTACAACAGAGAGAAAACTGAGGGAAAGAGGAGCACAAGCATTTCTCTCCATTGATTGCCCCCAAATCTACCTTAGTTAATAAGTTGGGGTCAGAGTTGTATTTCAAATGGTCTTGTATTATGTTTATGTGAAGATTTTTTGCAGTAGTTCCATCAGTTGATTGGTAGGAACTTGTCTCTTTTAGGTTCAAGAGGAGCTTGTTCAGGCAATTAAAGATGCAGAGGATGGACTCCTGCATCTAAAGCGTGCACGTTTATTACGAGAAGTTGATTCTGCACTACATGATTCCAAGGATACTGGTAATGATGTCAAAATAGAGCCTCTTGATTCAGATGAGGTTGGAGCAGAACCTCTGGAGGAGCACAGTCACTCTGTTGGATCAAAGTGTAGATTCCGCCACAATGATGGACGTTGGTATAATGGTAAGATTATTGAGCTGGAAGGTTCTACTAATGCGAAGATTGCTTTCCTCACCCCTACATCAGAAAATATGTTGGTGGGTCACTTTTCTGCTTTTCTATCTATTTGTAGATCAAgttgatttcttattttcttgggGAAGATCTTGTTTGGTTttactgtttcttttttcctttactTCCCCGTATATCTCGTTTGCATGGAAGACCTCAAGTGTTTGTTTGCCTTTGCCGTAAAGGCAAAAACTAATTGCAAAATTCTGCTATACTCCACTTAATGTTACtatttggttgaataatgtTAATGTTTTGATATTTCTTTGAGCCAGTTTATAAAGTACAAACCGATGGTTTATAATAGTCATTGTACTAATGTTAGATCACCTAAGTGCAGACATGCAAGTTTTTTCTGCAACAACGATGTCGATTTGGTACTAATTGCCGCTTATCTCATGGTATGTTGCAATAACTTCCACTTTGTGGACCAGTAAGCACAAGATATTTCATGAACATTTTATTTTCGTACTTCTGTTTTTCCACAATTTGGGGATGTTTGATAAAGGTATTGCCAGCATTATCCTGGAAAGCAACTGTTATAGAATAATAATGGAGGGCATTTTATTTAGTTCTTGGTTCTTCAAACTGGAAAAGGGTATTTGGTACTGATTTTATCTCTTCATTTGTGCTTGAGTTGctctttgattttaattttgtattcacAAGACAGGAGAAATTAGGTAAATTGAGATTGTTTCCTACTGCTATGTGCTTTCAACATATCAATCTGCTAATTCTGAATACTTATTCCTTCTAAGCCTCTTCCTCTGTGTTCATCACTGTGTCAGCACAAACCTTCCATTTCTTTCCCATTTTTTTCCGTTATATTCCCTGAAAATGTATGTAATGCTACCAGTTTCATATGTATATACATCATTTGCTCAAATTCTCAGGATCCTAGAGTTGACATGGGTTTGTGCATGCAGGGGTTGATGTACCATTATCTTCTCTGAGGACTTATATTCCAACAATGTGGGATCAGTCAATGGTGGGATCCAGTATTTGGGCAGTATCGGATAGTAATGCTGGCATTTGGAGGGAGGCTGAACTTGAATCTTGGGATGATAAGCTCAGAGTAGGGAAGGTTGTTTTTCGTGACGATGGAAGCTCTGCTGAACTTGAGAGTGACTCAATGAATTTGTCTGAGCATGCTTTAAGGAGCGATGAAGAAGAAAGTCATTCAAGCTCAGAACAATCTGATTCTAGCGATTACGAAGAAGAGAGCGCACAAGGTTTAGGATTTCTTGAGAGTAGCACTCTACAAAGAGGCATACAAACAGAAACTGCCATATTTGCAAGGTGGGAGAATCACACTCGGGGCATAGCTTCTAAGATGATGGCAAACATGGGTTATCGCGATGGGATGGGTTTAGGTGCATCTGGGCAGGGAATGGTAGATCCCATTTCTGTGAAGGTCCTCCCACCAAAGCAATCACTTGATCATGCTTTACAATcccaaaaagaagaagaaatcagAGAAAATCATGGGAAGAAACGAAGCAGAGGTGGGAAGAGAAAACGTGAAAAGAAGTTGGCTGCATTGGCTAAAGAAGCTAAAGAAGAGGAGGAAATGAATCCAGATGTTTTTAGTCTCATCAATATTCAACTGGCTAAGCATAATGAAGCTCTGAATGGTGGATCGAAAACTAAGCAGCATCATAACAAAGTCTCAAAGAAAGTTGACAGAAGAGTTCTCATAGCTTATGATGATGAGATGAAGGAGTTAAGATTGCGGGCAGAAAAGCTCGAAGAGATGGCAAGTAGAAACAAAAAGGAGAAAGTGGTCTATGAAGCTGCAATGAGGAAGTTGAATGAAACTCGCAAAGCTTTAGCCGAAGCTGAGGCAGCTCACGCTTCTGCGTCAAATGCAGTTGTcagcaaagaaaaagagaagaaatggCTCAAGTTTTGAGCTATCCTttatagtattatattattcatGAATATGTAATGCATTTTAACGTGTGATCTTTGCAGAGATCATTTGGAAAATCGAATATAGAGTTCTAATACAAACTTCTCCATTGACCTCATTACATATCTGTAtccttaaagaaaatttttgtaAAGAATCTGACATCCATTATTTGGTCGCCATCTCAGGAGAATAattagaacaaaaaaaaaaaaaaaaagcgaCGGGAAGATAACTTTTTGTGAGGGATAAAGCCTTTTACGTTGTCGCTTAAAGTCGGAATAGTGGGTCCCACAGTTCTCCAATGGTCCAACCTTAATTTGGTCTTTCTTCCTCCCCAAGAAGTTTTACTTCTACCTGAGTGATTCTCTCTTAAATTCTCTATTTCAAGCTTCGGCTATAagttctcaaattaataattgaactTCTGCTTCACGCATTTagctttttaataatttttttcacaGTTAAAACCCTACTTCTCATCACCAATTCACTAACTTATTTTCCCTCTGTTACACTACAACAATGGGAGAGGACGCAGATAATGGAGACGGCAATAGAAAGCCGGTTTCGACAATCGGTTCATCAGTAATTCCAATAATACACAAACTTCAGGACATTATATCACCAATTAGCGACGAATTAACTAAACTGTCACTGCCGAAGGTGGCTGTGATAGGCAGCCAAAGCAGCGGCAAGTCTAGTGTACTCGAAGCTCTTGTCGGCCGCGACTTCCTTCCACGTGGCTGTGATATTTGTACTCGCAGACCGCTTGTTTTGATGCTTGAGAACTCTTTAAAAACTCCTGATGATAGCATCGCTGAGTTCGGCGAGTTTCGTCATTTACCTGGAAAACGTTTCTATGATTTCTCCAAAATCCGTGACGAGATTCAggttatatattaaaaataatttgatcgATTTTGCTAAAAATTGATTgtat is a window encoding:
- the LOC8274151 gene encoding zinc finger CCCH domain-containing protein 18 isoform X2, whose translation is MASEEEERALEKQLELQLEEQKDSLAALNDALASDPSNHELLSVQEELVQAIKDAEDGLLHLKRARLLREVDSALHDSKDTGNDVKIEPLDSDEVGAEPLEEHSHSVGSKCRFRHNDGRWYNGVDVPLSSLRTYIPTMWDQSMVGSSIWAVSDSNAGIWREAELESWDDKLRVGKVVFRDDGSSAELESDSMNLSEHALRSDEEESHSSSEQSDSSDYEEESAQGLGFLESSTLQRGIQTETAIFARWENHTRGIASKMMANMGYRDGMGLGASGQGMVDPISVKVLPPKQSLDHALQSQKEEEIRENHGKKRSRGGKRKREKKLAALAKEAKEEEEMNPDVFSLINIQLAKHNEALNGGSKTKQHHNKVSKKVDRRVLIAYDDEMKELRLRAEKLEEMASRNKKEKVVYEAAMRKLNETRKALAEAEAAHASASNAVVSKEKEKKWLKF
- the LOC8274152 gene encoding uncharacterized protein LOC8274152 encodes the protein MGHHSHQAADNVVNLLKKANHDLILVQLKLEKEFQQVYPDNANPMKLVNRIKKIQEDLSILKEQCGELLAAKQDLIDKARTSLVGNRNQIQRMQASVRIPLTTVDEDPAFANFNQIIDEWTAQVRSRTGDEGQNSESEDINNLLFSAIVHSN
- the LOC8274153 gene encoding uncharacterized protein LOC8274153; translation: MEPKTNRGPSKLHRIGYRSSKGFPPQEDCLKPLTCGSPAIVANVSTNRAPINMGVVPRGTTTAFARVCRVRASVVDSYESSSNFIKRMEQAWLISQQPRPVGCTSCNSNGHVDCKWCAGTGFFILGDNILCQVPSRNTTCVICAGKVY
- the LOC8274151 gene encoding zinc finger CCCH domain-containing protein 18 isoform X1; translated protein: MASEEEERALEKQLELQLEEQKDSLAALNDALASDPSNHELLSVQEELVQAIKDAEDGLLHLKRARLLREVDSALHDSKDTGNDVKIEPLDSDEVGAEPLEEHSHSVGSKCRFRHNDGRWYNGKIIELEGSTNAKIAFLTPTSENMLTCKFFLQQRCRFGTNCRLSHGVDVPLSSLRTYIPTMWDQSMVGSSIWAVSDSNAGIWREAELESWDDKLRVGKVVFRDDGSSAELESDSMNLSEHALRSDEEESHSSSEQSDSSDYEEESAQGLGFLESSTLQRGIQTETAIFARWENHTRGIASKMMANMGYRDGMGLGASGQGMVDPISVKVLPPKQSLDHALQSQKEEEIRENHGKKRSRGGKRKREKKLAALAKEAKEEEEMNPDVFSLINIQLAKHNEALNGGSKTKQHHNKVSKKVDRRVLIAYDDEMKELRLRAEKLEEMASRNKKEKVVYEAAMRKLNETRKALAEAEAAHASASNAVVSKEKEKKWLKF